The sequence below is a genomic window from Gemmatimonadaceae bacterium.
CTGACGCGGCAGAAGCGCGGCTTCCAGCAGTCGGTGGTGCAGATGCTGGTGCTGCTCCCGCCAGTCGTCGCCGGAATCGTGATGCTGGTCAAGCACAGCCTCGCGCTCGCCTTCAGCCTCGCGGGCGCGGCCGCGGCCGTCCGCTTCCGCAACACGCTCGACGACAGCAAGGACGCGGCATACGCCTTTCTCGCGATCGGGATCGGCATCGCCGCCGCGGTCGAGCTGCCGGTGGCGCTGGTGCTCTCGGTCGTGTTCAACGCGGTGATTCTGGGACTGTGGTACACCGACTTCGGCCGCGTGCCGGCCGCGCTGGAAGGGAAGGAAGCGCAGCGGAAGCTCGAGCGGGCGCTCGCCGTCGCGAGCCGGACGGGGACGTTCGTGGCGCGGCTCGACAAGGAGCTGTTCGAGCACATGTCGCCCGAGCAGCTCGAGGCCGCGGCGGACAAGGCGCAGCGCCGGCGCCGGCGCAACGCGCCCGATTTCATGGACGAGAACGTCGAGGCCGAGCGCGACAACCTGCTGCTGCGGGTCGCGACGTTCGACCCGCCGGCCGCGCGCAAGGCGGTGGAGCCGGTGCTCGACCAGCGGGTGAAGCGCTGGCGCTACGGCGGGCTGGTGCGCGAGCAGACCGGCGCCACGGTCATCGAGTACATGGTGGATCTCAAGCGGCGCGAGCCGGCGCAGAGCGTGCTCGACGCGCTGCGTGACCTTGGAGCGCACGTCGTGCGCGCGGAGCTGAAATGAAAAAAGCTATTGGCTATTGGCTATTGGCTGTTGGCTATGCGGCCGTCGCCGGGGCGCAGGCGCCCGCGGACAGCGCGCCCAAGCCGTACGAGCTGCAGAAGCTTTTCTCGCACGACAGCGTCCTGCGGCTCACGCTCACCACCAACTTCCGGGCTCTGTCCCGCTCGCGGTCGGGTGCAGCGAGGTACTACGGCGCGAAGCTGACGTACAGCGACACCGGAGCTTCCCCGATCACGATTCCGCTGCGGGTGCGGGCGCGCGGACTCTGGCGCAGGGTGAACTGCGAGATGCCGCCGGTGCTGCTCAACTTCTGGACCGACAGCTCGAAGAAGACGCTGTTTGCGCGCCTCGATCGCGGCCGGCTGGTCGTGCACTGCCGCAACAACGACGCGTTCGAGCAGTACGTGCTCCAGGAATTCCAGCTGTACCGCATATACAACCTGCTGACGCCGTTCAGCCACCGCGCGCGGCTGGCGCACGTGACGTACGTGGACAGCGCGTCCGGGAGGCAGACCGCCGCGCGGCACGGGTTCATACTCGAGGACGACGACGACATGGCCGCGCGCAACGGCGGCAAGCAGATGGAGCTGAAGGGCGCGAAGTCCGGAGACCTCGATCCGTTCACCGACGCGCTGGTGGGAGTGTTCCAGTATCTCATCGGCGGAAGCGACTGGTCGGTGGCCGGGCTGCACAACATTCAGCTGGTGAGCCAGCCCGAGGGCGTCGTCCGCGCGGTGGCGTACGACTTCGACTGGTCCGGCGCCGTCAACGCGAGCTACGCCAAGCCCGATTACCGTTTGCCGATCACGGCCGTCCGGCAGCGCCTGTTCCGCGGCTACTGCGCGCCGCGGGAGCAGTTCACCCGGGTGTTCGCGCTGTTCAACGAACAGAAGCCGGCGATCTACGCGCTGTACTCCGATCACATCGGCCGGCTCATGAACCCCGATGTCGTACGGCGTACGCTCGCGTACTTCGACGAATTTTACGAGACGATAAACGATCCCAGGAGGGCGGCCGAGCTCGTCCGGAGCTGCAAGGAGGCGCAGTAAGGGCGTGACTGCGGTGGCTTCGTTCATCGACAGTCACGCCCACCTCGTCGACCCGGCGTTCGATTCCGACCGGGCAGAGGCGATCGAGCGGGCCCGCCGGACCGGCTGCGAGGGGATCGTCGCGATAGGCACGTCACCGGCGGATTCCCGCGCGGCCCTCGAGCTCGCGCACGCCAATGCCGGCTTCGTGTACGCGACCGCCGGCCACCATCCACACGAGGCCCCCTCCTTCGACCCGGCGCGCGACGGCGAGCTGCTGCGCGAGCTGCTCGATCAGGGCGCGGTCGCGGTCGGCGAGTGCGGGTTGGACTACCACTACGATCACTCGCCGCGGGACGCGCAGCTACGCGCGTTCAGCGCCCAGCTCGCCCTGGCCGCCGAGCTGCGCAAGCCGGCGGTCGTGCACACGCGCGAGGCCGAGTCCGACATGGAGGCCATGATCCGCGAGGCCGGCACCTCCGGGGTGATCGGCGTGCTGCACTGCTTCACCGGGCCGGCGCGGCTCGCCGACGCGGCGCTCGCGGCCGGCTGGTACGTCTCGTTCGCGGGGATCGTGACGTTCAGGAAGTGGGCCGGGGACGATCTCATTCGGGCCGTTCCCGACGATCGCATTCTCGTCGAATCCGACTCCCCCTA
It includes:
- a CDS encoding DUF4956 domain-containing protein; the encoded protein is MTTPVGAHGQATSSSAPPHWKRMWGNVVLRTIVYYALLVGVAALTWEYLPPTDVGAAGGDGATLTGSADIIARIADDSLTLSVFLAMATAVLVSIPVAWIYTLTRQKRGFQQSVVQMLVLLPPVVAGIVMLVKHSLALAFSLAGAAAAVRFRNTLDDSKDAAYAFLAIGIGIAAAVELPVALVLSVVFNAVILGLWYTDFGRVPAALEGKEAQRKLERALAVASRTGTFVARLDKELFEHMSPEQLEAAADKAQRRRRRNAPDFMDENVEAERDNLLLRVATFDPPAARKAVEPVLDQRVKRWRYGGLVREQTGATVIEYMVDLKRREPAQSVLDALRDLGAHVVRAELK
- a CDS encoding TatD family hydrolase — translated: MTAVASFIDSHAHLVDPAFDSDRAEAIERARRTGCEGIVAIGTSPADSRAALELAHANAGFVYATAGHHPHEAPSFDPARDGELLRELLDQGAVAVGECGLDYHYDHSPRDAQLRAFSAQLALAAELRKPAVVHTREAESDMEAMIREAGTSGVIGVLHCFTGPARLADAALAAGWYVSFAGIVTFRKWAGDDLIRAVPDDRILVESDSPYLAPVPHRGKRNEPAYVSLTLAKVAEARGVQAQALGERVTTNARRLFGLD